The Pseudomonadota bacterium nucleotide sequence GCGCACTGATGGACGCTTCCGCCGCATCCTCAACCGAGTTCACCTACGAGCTGGCATCAGACGGCCTGGTCAAGTCGTACGCCGGTCGTCGCGTCGTGAACGGCGTCTGCATCGGCATGAACGCGGGTGAGGTCGTGGGCCTCCTCGGGCCGAACGGGGCCGGAAAGACCACCACCTTCTATATGATGGTGGGGCTCGTGAAGCCAGAGGAAGGTCGGGTGCTGCTGCGGGGGCACGATCTCTCTCAGGCCCCCTTGCATGAGCGCTCTCGCGAGGGCATCGGATATCTGCCGCAGGAGCCGTCGACCTTTCGTCGTCTCTCGGTGGAGGAGAACCTGCAGCTCATCTGGCAGATGCTGGGCCTCGACGAGGCCGAGATCGAGCGCCGCGTCTCGCGCCTGCTCGGCGATTTCGGGCTCGATGCGCTGCGCCGCCAGAACGTGGTCTCGCTCTCCGGCGGTGAGCGGCGGCGTCTCGAGATCGCCCGTGCCATGGCGACTGAACCCCGCTAT carries:
- the lptB gene encoding LPS export ABC transporter ATP-binding protein; the encoded protein is MDASAASSTEFTYELASDGLVKSYAGRRVVNGVCIGMNAGEVVGLLGPNGAGKTTTFYMMVGLVKPEEGRVLLRGHDLSQAPLHERSREGIGYLPQEPSTFRRLSVEENLQLIWQMLGLDEAEIERRVSRLLGDFGLDALRRQNVVSLSGGERRRLEIARAMATEPRYLLLDEPFTGVDPLHVSEIQEIVRELQRKGIGILITDHNASALLEIVHRVYIISEGQILVHGTPTEVVANPLARKYYLGERFYFRNEADPAAQAQEEERAVS